TCTCACAAGTCTTCCGTTATACTATTTCTCGCTCTATCGTGCTTCGCCTTGTGTGTTAAAAGTGCTTGAGAGTGTGAGGAGGAATTTCTTTTGGGGAGGGTCGGGTTTCGAGTCAAAAATTTCTTGGATCAAATGGGATCATTTCATCAACTCTTTTGGGtcgggggtgggggggggggggttaaacATCATGTCATAAAAAGGTAAAAAATCTCGCGTTATTGTGAAAGTGGTAGTGGAGGTTTTTAATCGAAACTAATTCACTTTGGGTAAAAAGTAATACATAGTATTTATGGTTCGGGCGGGGGGCTAATGGTGGAAAGTGGTAGCCGACATTCTGCCTCTACTGGAACATGGCAGCGTATCATTGAAATAGGTTCATTAATTGATGCGGCTCAAGTGCAATTCAAGAATTCGTTCATCAAATCAGTGGGCGATGGAAACTCTACCTCTTTTTGGTGCGATCGGTGGTTAGGAAATGAAAAGCTGTGCAATCTATTCCCTCGCCTATTTAATCTGGAACGTGTCAAAGATGTATCGATCAAGGATCGCGTGGTGGTATCAGACTCAATCGCTTCGGCAGTATGGTGTTGGAGGCGTGAACCATCGGGACGTGCATCAAGGGAGCTTGATTCCCTTACTAACCTATTAGTGACTTTTTCTTTTAATTGCAGGATCCCTGATTCGTGGCATTGGTCCATGGCTTCGGATGGTGTTTTCAGGGTCAAGATCTTAGCTAGTGAAATTGACGGCAAAATGCTTACTTCTTGCGGATCCAACCAATCTACTCTTCGAAACAACCTTGCACCAAAAAAGATAGAGATTTTCGTATGGCGTGCTTTAAGAAAAAGACTTCCTGTTTTGATGGAACTTGACAAAAGAGGAATCGACCTACACAGTGTTCGTTGTCCCTTATGTGATAATGACGTGGAATCCGTGGACAATACTCTTATTTTCTGCAAGTCCTCTTTAGATGTTTGGGACCGAATCTCTCATTGGTGGAACATGGGTAACTTCTCAAACTTTAGCATTAAGGAAATTTGTAGCATTCCCGAAAGCAACTCCATGTCCCCTTTGGAAGGAAATTATGGCAATCGGTTAATTGGATTTACTTGTATCTTGTTTGGAAGAACCGGAACAACAAGGTTTTTCAAGGTAAATCGTGGAATACACCGGTAGCCCTAAATGAGATACAAGTAAAATCGTTCGAATGGATCTCTTCGCGCGTTAAAGGAAGAAAGCTCGATTGGATTACATGCTTGTCGAACCCAAGCATTTTTCTCAATATATAAGGTTTTGTGTATGGCCCGAGATCTTACCTCTACATCTTGGTTCCTTAGTGTATTGTATTTGTTTAGTTCGTAGTGCCTTTAGTCTTAGCCTCGATGTAATGTTGCTATTTACCCTTTAGGCTCCAGCTTTGTGGAGTCAAAGGTCGTTGTATCTTTCTCGAGTTCTATATAagttttgcttttaaaaaaaaaagtactaTTGTTGGTTCAAGTGTGACAAAAGTAAAGTGTGGAATGGATTTAAATCGAAATACCTAATTATAGTGTGAGTTACAACGAACCACCTTAGCAGGCTTTTTGTTTCCGGCTCGAGTTTTCAACTCACTTTACTAGCATACTATCTCGAAGCGGGGTTTTCAGGTATTTTCTTTCTAGATTTTATTCATTACAATCTTGTTATTCATATCAAACatttgcatacatacatacatatacatatacatatacatatacatatacatatacatatacatatatatatatatatatatatatatatatatatatatatatatatatatatatatatatatatatatatatatatatatatacacacacacacgcaTTTAATTCTCTTAAAATCTTATACTCCGTATAATCTTAGTTGACTCATTCGGACGGTGTCCATGGAGTATTTGAATCCTCTCTAGTTATAGGATTATAATGACACGCCTACCAGATAACTTGTCCGGTAAACATAATTCACATAAAAAAAACCTTCTGTGAACGGTAACCGCTACCCAGATGTTGAAGTCACATACAAATCCATCAAGAATACCAAATCCATCAAATAGTCTAAAACCGATTCACAATCCAAGGTTCACGACTATATTTACATGTGAGTGCAATACAAGGCAATATTACACGTCAGCCATACACATGGCAGTGCGCACACATTATTGGTGTGTCATGTAAGCGTGTCATATCATCCCTAAGAGGCGTGAGCTTAATTTCCAATGTTGCTCAGCACAACATAGAATGACACGTCAGCATGTTCAGACTCATGACAACAAAAACTCTATTGTTTGCCTATAAATTATACTATGCTACTATCATTCCCAAGACAATTAATGTAGACATCACAATCCCCAAGATATCACAGTCATTAATTAGAAACCAATACTTTCTCTGTATAAGTACTCTCTCACTACTCGACTCAGTACACACTTAAGTCCATAACCGAGTCGAACTCTCATAGATTCATTATTAGCCACCTTTCAGAGATCATCTCCAACAGGGTTATTCACGATAACCGTACCAGAGAGCGAACAATCAATGCCCAAAAAACCCCCACTCTTCGCGCTCAAGTTTGTAACCGGAAGCCACCTCCCGAGCCGGTGATGTAAATAAGCTTGACTAGATTACATGATTGATCACATTGTGTATTATGTAAGAGAGAAATAAAGTGAGTCTCTTATAAGCTATATTATTAGTTATTGATGTATTTTAGTTGTTATTTA
The window above is part of the Rutidosis leptorrhynchoides isolate AG116_Rl617_1_P2 chromosome 1, CSIRO_AGI_Rlap_v1, whole genome shotgun sequence genome. Proteins encoded here:
- the LOC139850515 gene encoding uncharacterized protein, coding for MVESGSRHSASTGTWQRIIEIGSLIDAAQVQFKNSFIKSVGDGNSTSFWCDRWLGNEKLCNLFPRLFNLERVKDVSIKDRVVVSDSIASAVWCWRREPSGRASRELDSLTNLLVTFSFNCRIPDSWHWSMASDGVFRVKILASEIDGKMLTSCGSNQSTLRNNLAPKKIEIFVWRALRKRLPVLMELDKRGIDLHSVRCPLCDNDVESVDNTLIFCKSSLDVWDRISHWWNMGNFSNFSIKEICSIPESNSMSPLEGNYGNRLIGFTCILFGRTGTTRFFKVNRGIHR